The following coding sequences are from one Chelonoidis abingdonii isolate Lonesome George chromosome 4, CheloAbing_2.0, whole genome shotgun sequence window:
- the SLC26A8 gene encoding testis anion transporter 1 isoform X1: MFLTVHYWWDHMEPDSESISAPRQLGKYRIKRGIYTEEQFQKNYERNTPSPRNRDFRIQGSVQCRFSWARFRKIILKMFPILNWLCAYRVREWFLSDIHAGLSVGMVQIPQGLSGVLLTRLPLPIVNGFYSAFCCSLTYVIFGTSRHISIGSFSILNAMVADVLKTLNFSSVLTTNGTFANFSDANYMKSYMEALTLTASTTFLTGIIQLLLGCFCLGFVTTYLPKTLIDAYLTAAALHVIVSQFSFIFGIVIKFHMGPLAIFYNLFHYCMALPKANATSILLFLVGLVMLRISNCIKITYKHSPVAFPMELLLIITFTIIANHVHLHAESSMLVAKMVPHRFLPPTLPDLSNLSRIVAHAFSLAIVSYFLLIFVGKRYSCIHNYSISSNQELMTVGLCNIFSSFFKSFAVSCAISGTVIQEKTGGKTQAVLAAVVMVNMFPFLEKFMDVPTLWRQDKYHFVIWIVTFAAVLCLGLDIGLIIAMGFTFFIITVRSHRMKIVMLGLIPNTDLYRSLSDYKAAVEIEGVKIFQCCSSISFANMRHFKGYLLQKMDVKAVPLDENEMRALISVSLSSTGLERKDLKCACVCDPPELLPRIPYTEKLVKRLHRDNESSSSSLNLIRWSKFERKHSSGTLTTGMLQTQHAQSTAIRLRAGRPETGKKKDEGKRIWNSSDLGVDTSTTLLCQEPVQLQSTEFSTYPVHTIILDFSMVQFVDLQASDLLRQMFHMFQNIGISVLIASCHLSVIAIFEKNDFFDDCVTKARFFLTLHDAVLAALEQNQRPETVALSIGQPDEELDEGLTEEQKERSLHSGNNKDTSSLKTTRSELLNEEPISDLFRTYSLQSETEMNVFQQYDAPPPEPGDRNEEWEQKWKYARDP, translated from the exons ATGTTTTTGACTGTCCACTATTGGTGGGACCACATGGAGCCAGATTCTGAGAGTATCAGCgctcccaggcagctagggaAGTACAGAATCAAGAGAGGCATATACACTGAAGAGCAGTTCCAGAAAAACTATGAAAGAAACACTCCCTCCCCAAGGAACAGGGACTTCAGAATCCAAGGAAGTGTCCAGTGCAG ATTCTCCTGGGCAAGATTCAGGAAGATCATACTCAAGATGTTTCCTATCCTGAACTGGTTGTGTGCATATCGAGTCAGAGAGTGGTTCCTGAGTGACATACATGCAGGCCTAAGTGTGGGGATGGTCCAGATTCCGCAAG GATTGTCAGGAGTTTTGTTAACAAGGTTACCACTACCAATTGTCAATGGCTTCTATTCTGCATTCTGCTGCTCATTAACATATGTCATATTTGGGACGTCGCGCCATATCTCCATTG GTTCATTCAGCATTCTGAATGCAATGGTGGCAGATGTTCTGAAGACTCTGAATTTCAGCTCTGTATTGACTACTAATGGAACCTTTGCCAATTTCTCAGATGCAAATTATATGAAGAGTTACATGGAAGCCTTGACACTTACTGCATCAACAACATTTCTGACTGGGATCATCCAG TTGCTTTTAGGCTGCTTCTGCTTGGGGTTTGTCACAACCTATCTGCCAAAGACCCTCATCGACGCTTACCTCACTGCAGCGGCGCTGCATGTCATTGTATCTCAGTTCTCCTTCATCTTCGGGATTGTGATCAAGTTCCATATGGGCCCCCTGGCCATTTTCTAC AACCTGTTTCATTATTGCATGGCTCTCCCAAAGGCTAATGCCACCAGTATATTGCTATTTTTGGTTGGCCTAGTCATGCTGAGGATCAGCAATTGTATCAAGATCACTTACAAGCACAGTCCTGTTGCATTCCCCATGGAACTTCTCCTG ATTATTACATTCACCATTATTGCTAACCATGTGCATCTGCATGCTGAGTCCAGTATGCTTGTGGCCAAAATGGTTCCACACAG GTTTCTGCCTCCTACGCTGCCAGACTTATCAAATTTGAGTAGGATTGTAGCCCATGCCTTCTCCCTGGCTATTGTAAGCTACTTCCTTCTCATTTTTGTGGGAAAGAGGTACTCTTGTATTCACAACTACAGCATTTCCAGCAACCAG GAGCTCATGACTGTGGGGCTATGCAATATCTTCAGttcatttttcaaaagctttgctgtTAGCTGTGCTATTTCTGGGACTGTCATTCAGGAGAAGACAGGCGGAAAAACACAG GCAGTACTAGCTGCAGTTGTAATGGTCAACATGTTCCCATTTCTTGAAAAATTTATGGACGTCCCCACCCTGTGGAGACAGGATAAGTATCATTTT GTTATTTGGATTGTGACTTTTGCAGCCGTTCTGTGTCTTGGTCTTGATATTGGCTTGATCATCGCAATGGGATTCACCTTCTTCATCATCACTGTTAGGTCACACAG AATGAAGATTGTGATGCTGGGCCTGATTCCAAACACGGATCTATACAGAAGTTTATCTGACTACAAagca GCAGTGGAGATTGAAGGTGTGAAAATCTTCCAGTGTTGTTCCTCCATTTCCTTTGCAAATATGAGACACTTCAAAGGCTACTTGTTACAGAAG ATGGATGTGAAAGCAGTGCCCCTCGATGAAAATGAAATGAGAGCTTTAATCTCAGTTAGTCTGTCTAGCACTGGATtggagagaaaggatttgaagtgTGCCTGTGTTTGTGATCCACCTGAGCTATTACCCAGG ATACCCTATACTGAGAAACTGGTGAAGCGACTTCATAGGGATAATGAGTCTTCATCATCTTCCCTGAATTTGATACGTTGGTCAAAGTTTGAAAGGAAGCACAGTTCTGGGACTCTCACAACAGGAATGTTGCAAACACAGCATGCTCAGTCCACAGCCAtcaggctcagggcaggaagaCCTGAAACTGGAAAGAAGAAGGATGAAGGGAAGAGGATATGGAATTCTTCAGACCTTGGAGTAGATACTTCCACAACACTATTGTGCCAGGAACCAGTACAGTTGCAGTCCACAGAGTTTTCAACATATCCAGTCCACACTATTATTTTAGACTTCAGCATGGTGCAGTTTGTGGATTTGCAAGCTTCAGATTTACTgaggcag ATGTTCCACATGTTTCAGAATATTGGCATTTCGGTCCTAATTGCCAGCTGCCACC tctCTGTAATAGCAATCTTTGAGAAGAATGATTTCTTTGATGACTGTGTCACCAAAGCACGGTTCTTTCTAACGCTGCATGATGCTGTGCTGGCCGCTTTGGAACAGAATCAAAGGCCAGAGACTGTGGCACTCAGCATTGGACAGCCTGACGAGGAGTTAGATGAAGGGCTCACAGAAGAACAGAAG gAGAGAAGTCTGCACTCCGGTAACAACAAAGATACTTCCTCTTTAAAGACTACCAGGAGCGAACTCTTAAATGAAGAGCCGATATCCGATCTCTTCCGCACATATTCACTCCAGAGTGAAACAGAGATGAACGTATTCCAACAGTATGATGCTCCACCCCCTGAGCCAGGTGACAGAAATGAGGAGTGGGAGCAGAAGTGGAAATATGCCAGAGATCCCTGA
- the SLC26A8 gene encoding testis anion transporter 1 isoform X3, which produces MFPILNWLCAYRVREWFLSDIHAGLSVGMVQIPQGLSGVLLTRLPLPIVNGFYSAFCCSLTYVIFGTSRHISIGSFSILNAMVADVLKTLNFSSVLTTNGTFANFSDANYMKSYMEALTLTASTTFLTGIIQLLLGCFCLGFVTTYLPKTLIDAYLTAAALHVIVSQFSFIFGIVIKFHMGPLAIFYNLFHYCMALPKANATSILLFLVGLVMLRISNCIKITYKHSPVAFPMELLLIITFTIIANHVHLHAESSMLVAKMVPHRFLPPTLPDLSNLSRIVAHAFSLAIVSYFLLIFVGKRYSCIHNYSISSNQELMTVGLCNIFSSFFKSFAVSCAISGTVIQEKTGGKTQFAALIGASIMLVVVMKLGHFFQSLPNAVLAAVVMVNMFPFLEKFMDVPTLWRQDKYHFVIWIVTFAAVLCLGLDIGLIIAMGFTFFIITVRSHRMKIVMLGLIPNTDLYRSLSDYKAAVEIEGVKIFQCCSSISFANMRHFKGYLLQKMDVKAVPLDENEMRALISVSLSSTGLERKDLKCACVCDPPELLPRIPYTEKLVKRLHRDNESSSSSLNLIRWSKFERKHSSGTLTTGMLQTQHAQSTAIRLRAGRPETGKKKDEGKRIWNSSDLGVDTSTTLLCQEPVQLQSTEFSTYPVHTIILDFSMVQFVDLQASDLLRQMFHMFQNIGISVLIASCHLSVIAIFEKNDFFDDCVTKARFFLTLHDAVLAALEQNQRPETVALSIGQPDEELDEGLTEEQKERSLHSGNNKDTSSLKTTRSELLNEEPISDLFRTYSLQSETEMNVFQQYDAPPPEPGDRNEEWEQKWKYARDP; this is translated from the exons ATGTTTCCTATCCTGAACTGGTTGTGTGCATATCGAGTCAGAGAGTGGTTCCTGAGTGACATACATGCAGGCCTAAGTGTGGGGATGGTCCAGATTCCGCAAG GATTGTCAGGAGTTTTGTTAACAAGGTTACCACTACCAATTGTCAATGGCTTCTATTCTGCATTCTGCTGCTCATTAACATATGTCATATTTGGGACGTCGCGCCATATCTCCATTG GTTCATTCAGCATTCTGAATGCAATGGTGGCAGATGTTCTGAAGACTCTGAATTTCAGCTCTGTATTGACTACTAATGGAACCTTTGCCAATTTCTCAGATGCAAATTATATGAAGAGTTACATGGAAGCCTTGACACTTACTGCATCAACAACATTTCTGACTGGGATCATCCAG TTGCTTTTAGGCTGCTTCTGCTTGGGGTTTGTCACAACCTATCTGCCAAAGACCCTCATCGACGCTTACCTCACTGCAGCGGCGCTGCATGTCATTGTATCTCAGTTCTCCTTCATCTTCGGGATTGTGATCAAGTTCCATATGGGCCCCCTGGCCATTTTCTAC AACCTGTTTCATTATTGCATGGCTCTCCCAAAGGCTAATGCCACCAGTATATTGCTATTTTTGGTTGGCCTAGTCATGCTGAGGATCAGCAATTGTATCAAGATCACTTACAAGCACAGTCCTGTTGCATTCCCCATGGAACTTCTCCTG ATTATTACATTCACCATTATTGCTAACCATGTGCATCTGCATGCTGAGTCCAGTATGCTTGTGGCCAAAATGGTTCCACACAG GTTTCTGCCTCCTACGCTGCCAGACTTATCAAATTTGAGTAGGATTGTAGCCCATGCCTTCTCCCTGGCTATTGTAAGCTACTTCCTTCTCATTTTTGTGGGAAAGAGGTACTCTTGTATTCACAACTACAGCATTTCCAGCAACCAG GAGCTCATGACTGTGGGGCTATGCAATATCTTCAGttcatttttcaaaagctttgctgtTAGCTGTGCTATTTCTGGGACTGTCATTCAGGAGAAGACAGGCGGAAAAACACAG TTTGCAGCACTAATTGGAGCATCCATAATGCTAGTGGTAGTGATGAAACTAGGACACTTTTTCCAGTCTCTGCCTAAT GCAGTACTAGCTGCAGTTGTAATGGTCAACATGTTCCCATTTCTTGAAAAATTTATGGACGTCCCCACCCTGTGGAGACAGGATAAGTATCATTTT GTTATTTGGATTGTGACTTTTGCAGCCGTTCTGTGTCTTGGTCTTGATATTGGCTTGATCATCGCAATGGGATTCACCTTCTTCATCATCACTGTTAGGTCACACAG AATGAAGATTGTGATGCTGGGCCTGATTCCAAACACGGATCTATACAGAAGTTTATCTGACTACAAagca GCAGTGGAGATTGAAGGTGTGAAAATCTTCCAGTGTTGTTCCTCCATTTCCTTTGCAAATATGAGACACTTCAAAGGCTACTTGTTACAGAAG ATGGATGTGAAAGCAGTGCCCCTCGATGAAAATGAAATGAGAGCTTTAATCTCAGTTAGTCTGTCTAGCACTGGATtggagagaaaggatttgaagtgTGCCTGTGTTTGTGATCCACCTGAGCTATTACCCAGG ATACCCTATACTGAGAAACTGGTGAAGCGACTTCATAGGGATAATGAGTCTTCATCATCTTCCCTGAATTTGATACGTTGGTCAAAGTTTGAAAGGAAGCACAGTTCTGGGACTCTCACAACAGGAATGTTGCAAACACAGCATGCTCAGTCCACAGCCAtcaggctcagggcaggaagaCCTGAAACTGGAAAGAAGAAGGATGAAGGGAAGAGGATATGGAATTCTTCAGACCTTGGAGTAGATACTTCCACAACACTATTGTGCCAGGAACCAGTACAGTTGCAGTCCACAGAGTTTTCAACATATCCAGTCCACACTATTATTTTAGACTTCAGCATGGTGCAGTTTGTGGATTTGCAAGCTTCAGATTTACTgaggcag ATGTTCCACATGTTTCAGAATATTGGCATTTCGGTCCTAATTGCCAGCTGCCACC tctCTGTAATAGCAATCTTTGAGAAGAATGATTTCTTTGATGACTGTGTCACCAAAGCACGGTTCTTTCTAACGCTGCATGATGCTGTGCTGGCCGCTTTGGAACAGAATCAAAGGCCAGAGACTGTGGCACTCAGCATTGGACAGCCTGACGAGGAGTTAGATGAAGGGCTCACAGAAGAACAGAAG gAGAGAAGTCTGCACTCCGGTAACAACAAAGATACTTCCTCTTTAAAGACTACCAGGAGCGAACTCTTAAATGAAGAGCCGATATCCGATCTCTTCCGCACATATTCACTCCAGAGTGAAACAGAGATGAACGTATTCCAACAGTATGATGCTCCACCCCCTGAGCCAGGTGACAGAAATGAGGAGTGGGAGCAGAAGTGGAAATATGCCAGAGATCCCTGA
- the SLC26A8 gene encoding testis anion transporter 1 isoform X5 — protein MFLTVHYWWDHMEPDSESISAPRQLGKYRIKRGIYTEEQFQKNYERNTPSPRNRDFRIQGSVQCRFSWARFRKIILKMFPILNWLCAYRVREWFLSDIHAGLSVGMVQIPQGLSGVLLTRLPLPIVNGFYSAFCCSLTYVIFGTSRHISIGSFSILNAMVADVLKTLNFSSVLTTNGTFANFSDANYMKSYMEALTLTASTTFLTGIIQLLLGCFCLGFVTTYLPKTLIDAYLTAAALHVIVSQFSFIFGIVIKFHMGPLAIFYNLFHYCMALPKANATSILLFLVGLVMLRISNCIKITYKHSPVAFPMELLLIITFTIIANHVHLHAESSMLVAKMVPHRFLPPTLPDLSNLSRIVAHAFSLAIVSYFLLIFVGKRYSCIHNYSISSNQELMTVGLCNIFSSFFKSFAVSCAISGTVIQEKTGGKTQFAALIGASIMLVVVMKLGHFFQSLPNAVLAAVVMVNMFPFLEKFMDVPTLWRQDKYHFVIWIVTFAAVLCLGLDIGLIIAMGFTFFIITVRSHRMKIVMLGLIPNTDLYRSLSDYKAAVEIEGVKIFQCCSSISFANMRHFKGYLLQKMDVKAVPLDENEMRALISVSLSSTGLERKDLKCACVCDPPELLPRIPYTEKLVKRLHRDNESSSSSLNLIRWSKFERKHSSGTLTTGMLQTQHAQSTAIRLRAGRPETGKKKDEGKRIWNSSDLGVDTSTTLLCQEPVQLQSTEFSTYPVHTIILDFSMVQFVDLQASDLLRQMFHMFQNIGISVLIASCHREKSALR, from the exons ATGTTTTTGACTGTCCACTATTGGTGGGACCACATGGAGCCAGATTCTGAGAGTATCAGCgctcccaggcagctagggaAGTACAGAATCAAGAGAGGCATATACACTGAAGAGCAGTTCCAGAAAAACTATGAAAGAAACACTCCCTCCCCAAGGAACAGGGACTTCAGAATCCAAGGAAGTGTCCAGTGCAG ATTCTCCTGGGCAAGATTCAGGAAGATCATACTCAAGATGTTTCCTATCCTGAACTGGTTGTGTGCATATCGAGTCAGAGAGTGGTTCCTGAGTGACATACATGCAGGCCTAAGTGTGGGGATGGTCCAGATTCCGCAAG GATTGTCAGGAGTTTTGTTAACAAGGTTACCACTACCAATTGTCAATGGCTTCTATTCTGCATTCTGCTGCTCATTAACATATGTCATATTTGGGACGTCGCGCCATATCTCCATTG GTTCATTCAGCATTCTGAATGCAATGGTGGCAGATGTTCTGAAGACTCTGAATTTCAGCTCTGTATTGACTACTAATGGAACCTTTGCCAATTTCTCAGATGCAAATTATATGAAGAGTTACATGGAAGCCTTGACACTTACTGCATCAACAACATTTCTGACTGGGATCATCCAG TTGCTTTTAGGCTGCTTCTGCTTGGGGTTTGTCACAACCTATCTGCCAAAGACCCTCATCGACGCTTACCTCACTGCAGCGGCGCTGCATGTCATTGTATCTCAGTTCTCCTTCATCTTCGGGATTGTGATCAAGTTCCATATGGGCCCCCTGGCCATTTTCTAC AACCTGTTTCATTATTGCATGGCTCTCCCAAAGGCTAATGCCACCAGTATATTGCTATTTTTGGTTGGCCTAGTCATGCTGAGGATCAGCAATTGTATCAAGATCACTTACAAGCACAGTCCTGTTGCATTCCCCATGGAACTTCTCCTG ATTATTACATTCACCATTATTGCTAACCATGTGCATCTGCATGCTGAGTCCAGTATGCTTGTGGCCAAAATGGTTCCACACAG GTTTCTGCCTCCTACGCTGCCAGACTTATCAAATTTGAGTAGGATTGTAGCCCATGCCTTCTCCCTGGCTATTGTAAGCTACTTCCTTCTCATTTTTGTGGGAAAGAGGTACTCTTGTATTCACAACTACAGCATTTCCAGCAACCAG GAGCTCATGACTGTGGGGCTATGCAATATCTTCAGttcatttttcaaaagctttgctgtTAGCTGTGCTATTTCTGGGACTGTCATTCAGGAGAAGACAGGCGGAAAAACACAG TTTGCAGCACTAATTGGAGCATCCATAATGCTAGTGGTAGTGATGAAACTAGGACACTTTTTCCAGTCTCTGCCTAAT GCAGTACTAGCTGCAGTTGTAATGGTCAACATGTTCCCATTTCTTGAAAAATTTATGGACGTCCCCACCCTGTGGAGACAGGATAAGTATCATTTT GTTATTTGGATTGTGACTTTTGCAGCCGTTCTGTGTCTTGGTCTTGATATTGGCTTGATCATCGCAATGGGATTCACCTTCTTCATCATCACTGTTAGGTCACACAG AATGAAGATTGTGATGCTGGGCCTGATTCCAAACACGGATCTATACAGAAGTTTATCTGACTACAAagca GCAGTGGAGATTGAAGGTGTGAAAATCTTCCAGTGTTGTTCCTCCATTTCCTTTGCAAATATGAGACACTTCAAAGGCTACTTGTTACAGAAG ATGGATGTGAAAGCAGTGCCCCTCGATGAAAATGAAATGAGAGCTTTAATCTCAGTTAGTCTGTCTAGCACTGGATtggagagaaaggatttgaagtgTGCCTGTGTTTGTGATCCACCTGAGCTATTACCCAGG ATACCCTATACTGAGAAACTGGTGAAGCGACTTCATAGGGATAATGAGTCTTCATCATCTTCCCTGAATTTGATACGTTGGTCAAAGTTTGAAAGGAAGCACAGTTCTGGGACTCTCACAACAGGAATGTTGCAAACACAGCATGCTCAGTCCACAGCCAtcaggctcagggcaggaagaCCTGAAACTGGAAAGAAGAAGGATGAAGGGAAGAGGATATGGAATTCTTCAGACCTTGGAGTAGATACTTCCACAACACTATTGTGCCAGGAACCAGTACAGTTGCAGTCCACAGAGTTTTCAACATATCCAGTCCACACTATTATTTTAGACTTCAGCATGGTGCAGTTTGTGGATTTGCAAGCTTCAGATTTACTgaggcag ATGTTCCACATGTTTCAGAATATTGGCATTTCGGTCCTAATTGCCAGCTGCCACC gAGAGAAGTCTGCACTCCGGTAA